From Nitrospira sp., a single genomic window includes:
- the rsfS gene encoding ribosome silencing factor, producing the protein MLDKKALDVQILHVGPLTSVADYLVIGSAESDRQTRAIADHVSDVLTGQGDRPLSVEGTTSGQWVLMDFGDVVAHIFRQDAREHYALERLWSDAKPLSIPEEKPEEKPEKPVAPKRRIIVRTPKARKSV; encoded by the coding sequence ATGCTCGACAAGAAGGCCCTGGATGTCCAGATCCTGCACGTCGGTCCGTTAACCTCGGTAGCAGACTACCTCGTCATCGGGTCAGCGGAATCAGATCGGCAGACACGCGCCATTGCAGACCATGTCAGCGACGTCCTGACCGGCCAGGGAGACCGGCCCCTCAGCGTCGAAGGCACCACATCAGGCCAGTGGGTCTTGATGGATTTCGGCGACGTCGTCGCGCATATCTTTCGGCAGGACGCCCGCGAGCACTACGCGCTGGAGCGTCTCTGGAGCGATGCGAAGCCACTGAGCATTCCGGAAGAGAAGCCGGAAGAGAAGCCCGAAAAGCCTGTCGCACCAAAACGGCGCATTATCGTCAGGACACCCAAAGCACGAAAATCGGTCTAG